One segment of Streptomyces sp. NA02950 DNA contains the following:
- a CDS encoding RNA polymerase sigma factor: MHQGPAALDAAAYSRLYEAEYPRLVAYARTLTGNPWTAGDLVAEARYRVWRRLRTGQPIGADAVPAELTGAVRGLSAAAASWGPPQRGSYLEPLVDVLGELPQRWVTALWHAEVDGLSPEGVARRLGTHADGAAALVERARESLRQEYLRAQPGAPASAACGAHWERMPAHVQGVDTPHQAEQIAVHIEGCQDCRSRMERMVAADDRLPALTGPALLALLDRGTAKWLVPLAATAVGATAVGTATRTLPLGGAHAAAAGGTLVSARRSVRHLMRGQVRQAGPVAATVAGVGVLLVASAAVAAGLALTDADQAGPGQPAAASAPSDPGGAGVPSDGGDSSASSGSSETSGTSPRTSDDLRSEAAREASRNRPSTGRSPSDVPSSAVSPSGPASSSAAPSSSPSSQPTSPGSSASSSPGEPSDPSSPPTGHPTDDPTDGGTSEPTRSGEPSGTPSESATPSDEPTEEPTEEPTAKPTDEPTAKPTASSDDSAKDCVSVLARVCVDNNR; encoded by the coding sequence ATGCACCAAGGTCCCGCGGCGCTCGACGCGGCCGCCTACAGCCGTCTCTACGAAGCCGAATACCCGCGTCTCGTCGCGTACGCCCGCACCCTCACCGGTAATCCCTGGACCGCCGGCGACCTCGTCGCCGAGGCCCGTTACCGGGTGTGGCGGCGGCTGCGGACCGGGCAGCCGATCGGTGCCGACGCGGTACCGGCCGAACTCACCGGCGCCGTGCGCGGGCTCTCCGCCGCGGCCGCGAGCTGGGGGCCGCCGCAGCGCGGTTCGTACCTCGAGCCGCTGGTGGACGTCCTGGGTGAGCTGCCGCAGCGATGGGTGACCGCGCTGTGGCACGCGGAGGTGGACGGGCTGTCGCCGGAGGGCGTGGCCCGCCGTCTCGGCACCCACGCCGACGGCGCCGCCGCGCTGGTCGAACGGGCCCGTGAGAGCCTGCGCCAGGAGTATCTGCGTGCCCAGCCGGGCGCCCCGGCGAGCGCGGCGTGCGGTGCGCACTGGGAGCGGATGCCCGCGCATGTGCAGGGTGTCGACACCCCCCACCAGGCCGAGCAGATAGCCGTGCACATCGAGGGCTGCCAGGACTGCCGGAGCCGGATGGAGCGGATGGTGGCGGCCGACGACCGGCTGCCCGCGCTCACCGGACCGGCGCTGCTGGCGCTGCTGGACCGGGGGACGGCGAAGTGGCTGGTGCCGCTCGCCGCCACCGCCGTCGGCGCGACGGCGGTGGGTACGGCCACCCGCACCCTGCCGCTCGGCGGTGCGCACGCGGCGGCCGCGGGCGGCACGCTGGTGTCCGCCCGGCGTTCGGTGCGCCATCTGATGCGGGGGCAGGTGCGCCAGGCCGGGCCGGTCGCGGCCACCGTGGCCGGTGTCGGTGTGCTGCTCGTGGCGAGTGCGGCGGTCGCGGCCGGGCTGGCCCTGACCGACGCCGACCAGGCGGGGCCGGGACAGCCCGCGGCGGCATCGGCGCCGTCGGATCCGGGCGGTGCCGGGGTGCCCTCCGATGGGGGCGATTCATCCGCGTCGTCGGGTTCGTCGGAGACCTCCGGTACGTCCCCGCGGACCTCGGACGACCTGCGGTCGGAGGCCGCGCGGGAGGCGTCCCGGAACCGGCCGTCCACGGGGCGGTCACCGTCGGACGTGCCGTCGAGCGCGGTGTCTCCTTCCGGGCCGGCGTCGTCCTCCGCCGCGCCGTCCTCTTCGCCCTCGTCACAGCCGACTTCACCCGGTTCGTCGGCTTCGTCTTCTCCGGGCGAGCCGTCCGATCCGTCCTCCCCGCCGACCGGCCACCCGACGGATGACCCGACCGACGGTGGTACGTCGGAGCCGACCCGGTCCGGAGAGCCCAGTGGCACCCCGAGCGAGAGCGCCACGCCAAGCGACGAACCGACCGAGGAGCCGACCGAGGAGCCGACGGCCAAGCCGACCGACGAGCCGACGGCCAAGCCCACCGCCTCGTCCGACGACAGCGCGAAGGACTGTGTGTCGGTGCTGGCCCGGGTCTGCGTCGACAACAACCGCTGA